In Betaproteobacteria bacterium, the genomic window CACGGGACGATTGCCGAACCCGGGGTCCTCGACAATGAGACGCGGATCGGCGGTGGCCGTGCCCACGACCGCGAACGGGCAACGCTCTCTTTCGCAGAGGGCGCGGAACGTATCGAGGTGCCGGGCATCGACGGCCAGCACGTAGCGCTCCTGCGCTTCGTTGGACCAGATCTGCATCGGCGACATGCCCGGCTCTTCGGAGGGCACCTTGCGAAGATCGAAGCGCGCGCCCTTCCCGGCGCCATGCACGAGTTCGGGCAACGCATTCGACAATCCGCCGGCTCCCACGTCGTGAATGGACAGGATCGGGTTGGCGGGCCCCAGCGCCCAGCAGCGGTCGATGACCTCCTGGCAGCGGCGCTGGATTTCCGCATTGCCCCGCTGCACCGAGTCGAAATCGAGGGCCTCCGTGTTGGCGCCGGTCGCCATGCTGGACGCTGCCCCGCCCCCCAGCCCGATCAGCAGACCGGGACCGCCCAATTGCACGAGCGCGGCGCCTTCCGGAATGCCGGACTTGAAGACCTGGTCCGCCCGGATGTTGCCCAGGCCACCGGCGATCATGATGGGCTTGTGATAGCCCCGCACCCGCTCGCCCACTTTCTGCTCGTAGGTCCGGAAATAGCCCGCAAGATTGGGCCGGCCGAATTCGTTGTTGAACGAGGCGCCGCCGATCGGCCCCTCGATCATGATGTCGAGGGCGGAAGCGATGCGTCCGGGTTTGCCGTAGTCCAGCGATTCCCAGGGCTGGGGCAACTGGGGGATGCGCAGATGCGAGGTGGTGAAACCGGTCAGGCCGGCCTTGGGCTTCGCGCCGCGGCCGGTGGCGCCTTCATCCCGGATCTCGCCGCCCGATCCCGTCGCGGCGCCGGGAAACGGCGAGATGGCGGTCGGATGGTTGTGCGTCTCGACCTTCATCAGGATGTGGGTGGCTTCGTCGTGCCGACGGTAGACGCCGGAGGTGTCCGGACGGAAACGGGGCGCCGCCATCCCTGCCATCACCGCCGAGTTGTCCGAATACGCCACGATCGTGTGGGCGGGCTGGTTTGCATGCGTGTTGCGGATCATCTGGAACAGCGAACGGGACTGCTCCTCGCCGTCGACGGTCCACGACGCATTGAAGATCTTGTGCCGGCAGTGCTCCGAGTTCGCCTGGGCGAACATCATCAGCTCGACATCGGTCGGATTGCGTCTCTCTGCCAGGAACGCGTCGAGCAGATAGTCGATCTCGTCGTCGGAGAGCGCGAGCCCCATGTCGCGATTGGCGGACTCGAGGGCGGCACGCCCGCCGACGGTCACGTCGATGGTGGACAGCGGCTGGGCAGACACGTGGTGGAAGAGCCTGTCGGCGTCTTCGAACGCATCCAGCACCGTCTCTGTCATGCGGTCGTGGAGACGCCGTGCGATCAGGGCGCGCCCCGCAGCCTCTGCGGTGGCTCCGGAAACAACATAGGCGATCCCGCGTTCGATGCGCAGCACCGCTTCCAGCCCGCAATTGCGTGCGATGTCCGTGGCCTTGGACGACCAGGGCGAGATCGTCCCCAGCCGGGGCACCACGAGGAACAGCGCGCCTTCGAGCCGCCGCGGTTTCGACGCGGGTCCGTAGGTCAGCAACCGCTCGAGCCGGACGTGCTCCTCGGCGGCAAGCGGTCTGGACGTCTGCACGATGTGGCGGAATGTCGCCGTCACGTCGCTTACGCGGCGGTCGGCGAGACGGAGGGCATCGAGAAGCTTCTGGAGACGGAACTCGGACAGGGCGTTGCGCCCGGACAACTGCAGGATCTGCGGCATGAGTTGGGAGGCCGATCGCTAAAGCGAAATTATAGCGGCCACGAACGCTTTTCCGGCATTCGCGCCCCGCTTCGACTGGTGCTATGGTCCCTGGCATTCCGCTCACACCTGCCTTGCCCGGGCTCCCTGCCTCCATGTCCGACCTTCTCTGCTCCAGCCCCCAGCCGGTCTATCGTGCCGAGGCCATCCGACGCATCGAGGCAGCCGCCTTTGCGTGCGATCCGCCGCCGCCGCTCATGGAACGCGCGGGGACGGCGGCAGGGACCTGGGCACGCGACATTCTCGGCAGTGGGGACCGCGTGCTCGTGCTCGCCGGACCCGGCAACAACGGCGGCGATGCTTTCGTCGCCGCGCGGCACCTGCGCGAGAACTGGATCGACGTGACGGTCGCGTTCAAGGGAGAAGAGTCGAAGCTGTCCGGCGATGCCGTGGCGGCGCTCGCTGCATGGCGCCGCGTCGGCGGCACGGAGATCCGCGATCTCCCGCCGATCGGGGGATTCTCGATGGTGATCGACGGTCTGTTCGGCATCGGTCTCGAACGGCCGCTCACCGGAACGTATGCCAAGTGGGTGGATACGGTGAACGAGGCACGCATCCCGGCCGTCCTCGCGCTGGACGTTCCCAGCGGGCTCCATTCCGACTCCGGCGCGATTCTCGGGACCTGCATCCGTGCGACCCATACCCTGACGTTCATTGCCCTCAAGCCCGGTCTGCTCACGCTCGACGGTCCCGATCATGCGGGTCTGCTGCGCACCGATGCGCTGGAACTGGATGTGCCCGCACTGGTCCCCGCAGACGCATGGCTGCTGGACTATCGCTGGATCCGGAGCGCCCTTCCGCCCCGTCGCAGGAACACGCACAAGGGAACGTACGGCAGCCTGGTGGTGGCGGCAGGGGCAGAAGGAATGATGGGTGCGGCGCTGCTCGCAGGACGCGCCGCGTTGCTCTGCGGCGCGGGACGGGTCTACGTGGTCCTGCTGTCGCCCGACGCGCTCTCCGTCGATCCGGCACAACCGGAACTCATGCTCCGGCCCGCCTCCGGAGGCGACCTCTTCGCCGGTGCCTCTGCGCTATGCGTAGGTCCGGGCCTCGGGCAGACCGATGCGGCGGCCACCGTGGTCGAACGCGCGCTCCGGACCCCCTTGCCGCTCCTGCTGGATGCGGATGCACTCAATCTGATTGCCGCGGATGCGGACCTGGCCCACGCCCTCGCGAACCGGGAGGCGCCCTCCGTGCTCACGCCTCATCCGGCCGAAGCGGCCCGCCTGCTGTCACTCTCCACGGCCGATGTGCAGAAGGACCGCGTGGCATCGGCTCGCGAGATCGCCCGCCGGTTGCGGGCCTGGGTGGTGCTGAAGGGCGCCGGAAGCGTTTGCGCCGCCCCCGACGGGCGGTGGTTCCTGAACGACACCGGCAATCCCGGCATGGCCGTGGCGGGCATGGGGGACGTGTTGTCAGGCGTCGTCTCGTCCCTCCTTGCCCAGGGCCGGGACGTCGAGGACGCGTTGCTGGGCGGCGTCCGGCTGCATGGCTTGGCGGGCGATTACACCGTGCAGCATCTCGGGGGACAGGTCGGCATCACGGCAGGCGAAGTCGCCCTCGCGTGCCGGACGGTCGCGAACCGGATCTGCCGCTGAGCCAGGCATCCCCCTGGCGACGAGAGTTTGCTGCATCGCGCCATCCCCACCTCTTTCAAGGTCCGCATTCCCTGCCGAAAAGTGATTCGTGCAGGTTTCCCGCGCTTTTGAGTACGGCAAATCGGCCACTATTGTTTCCCAATCCACCAAAGTTAATTTCCGAAATGCACCAATATCCCCGCGATGAATGGGAACCTCGCCGCCATTGATTCCCCGCAGGAACAAGTGAAGTTCATGGAATCAGTCTAAATGTTGCGTCGCAAAAGACGTACATTGCATCCATGGGATCGACGTTGGGGTCCCGTCACTGAACGGAGGTTTCCATGAATGCTCGCAATCTCACTGCTTGGCTCCTGAGCGCCTGGGTCGTCGTCCTGGCTTCCGGTGCAGCCATCTCCGCGGAGGACAACGGCGAGGTCGTGGTTCCCGCGATCGACGAAGTGGAGATCTGGGCTCCTTGAGTTTTCCTGGTCCGGCGCTGCCGGACCGAAGGCGGAAGCCGCGCAGCGGCGCTCCGTCGTGCAGGTGTCTGAAAACGAACCGGCGCTTACTCCTCCCTCCCGTTCCGGTTCGTCATTTTCCGCGGCGACGATTGTCGCCGCGTTTCTTTTTCCGGGGTAAGCTCGCGGCCTTCCGCGTTTCCGGCGTGCGGCGGCACCGGATCTCTCCGGTCTGACGGCGCGTCTCCCGGCGCTTTCCTTCCTCATTCGTTTCACAGGCCATGGCCCAATACGTCTACACGATGAACCGCGTGGGCAAGATCGTTCCGCCCAAGCGACAGATCCTCAAGGATATTTCCCTTTCATTCTTTCCCGGCGCCAAGATCGGCGTGCTCGGACTGAACGGAGCCGGCAAGTCGACGCTCCTGCGAATCATGGCCGGCGTCGACACCGAGATCGAAGGCGAAGCCGTGCCCATGCCGGGCATCAAGATCGGTTACCTGCCGCAGGAACCCAGGCTCGATCCTTCGCACACTGTCCGGCAGGAAGTCGAGGCGGGGCTGGGCGAGGTGATGGTCGCCAAGCAGAAGCTCGACGAGATCTACGCCGCCTACGCCGAGCCGGAGGCCGACTTCGACAAGCTGGCGGCCGAGCAGGCGAAGTACGAGGCGATTCTCTCGACGGCAGGCAGCGATACCGAACACCAGCTCGAGATCGCCGCCGATTCGCTACGGCTGCCGCCCTGGGACGCCCAGATCGGCAATCTGTCCGGCGGCGAGAAGCGCCGCGTGGCGCTG contains:
- a CDS encoding NAD(P)H-hydrate dehydratase; the encoded protein is MSDLLCSSPQPVYRAEAIRRIEAAAFACDPPPPLMERAGTAAGTWARDILGSGDRVLVLAGPGNNGGDAFVAARHLRENWIDVTVAFKGEESKLSGDAVAALAAWRRVGGTEIRDLPPIGGFSMVIDGLFGIGLERPLTGTYAKWVDTVNEARIPAVLALDVPSGLHSDSGAILGTCIRATHTLTFIALKPGLLTLDGPDHAGLLRTDALELDVPALVPADAWLLDYRWIRSALPPRRRNTHKGTYGSLVVAAGAEGMMGAALLAGRAALLCGAGRVYVVLLSPDALSVDPAQPELMLRPASGGDLFAGASALCVGPGLGQTDAAATVVERALRTPLPLLLDADALNLIAADADLAHALANREAPSVLTPHPAEAARLLSLSTADVQKDRVASAREIARRLRAWVVLKGAGSVCAAPDGRWFLNDTGNPGMAVAGMGDVLSGVVSSLLAQGRDVEDALLGGVRLHGLAGDYTVQHLGGQVGITAGEVALACRTVANRICR